The stretch of DNA CTAAATTAGCACTAAGCAGTGTACATTAGACACAACTCGGCTACAAATGGAATAATTCAAATATAGTGTTTCAAAAACGCCACACAAGAAGTGGACACACCAAAACAGTACCCAAAAGGCGAAAAAGTAAGGGAAAACTAGACGCTTGAACTTTCTAGGACTGCTCGCCATCTCCTGCGTTTGCCTCTCCAGCGCTGGCGGCCATCAGCTCATCGAAGTTGTCGGTCTTTCCCAGCAATATCTCAATCTGCAGACGGAGTTCGGGGTcaatatttttcaaaaaaatgaAGGATGCCGTATGAAAATGAACAAACTAGCAGAAAAACCATGTTGGTCCATGTCCTCAGAAATTGTGAAGGGATTCATGTTGTTCTAACCTTAGCCTTTTGGATCGACCGGCCTCTCATTTCGTCGCTGATTTCAACAGTGGATGTTCTAATCTCTGCACAGGTTAAGGGGCAATAAGTAAGAGAATCCAGAGAATAGCCAGGACGAGGGATAAAGAACAACAGTGACAAAGACATTGAGATGTTGACATTATCTCGATGTAATTATGTAATTACACGCATATTTGATGAGGAATAAGAACCAGAAGTCCTTACTCTTTTCAACGGCAAGACCATTGTTCTTCAGGATCTCCGCAATGGTCACAACTGTTGATATGGCTGCAAGCAAATTAAACAGCTTTGTTAGTGTTGACTAATCCGAAACAGAATTTTAGTTACATGCTGAAAATTTGTGGTGTGACCTCCAAGCTCGCACTACAGAAAGTTATAACGAAGGGAAACAGAATGGTGTAGttcccttccccccccccccccccatgtTTATGAAAATTGAACGGCGTTGATCAACATGCCTATGCTAACATGACATGGCAGTGCATTTGCCAATAATTTTGTCCTGCATATCTCAGAGTGAATACAAGTGCCTACAAGCTGTGACATTATAACCGCATTGGTCAGCCCAACGGTTTAATTTCAATTTCATAATTTGATCAATGCAGCATTGTAGAATTTGTACACGGTGCAATACTAGCTACAGCTGATGGCAACAGGCAAACTTTGGGAActgaaaaaaaaaaatcagtctCAGAGATACCAACAAGCATCACGTGCGGAGTCAAAATTGTGTAAGATTCGATCTGCAGACGAAACTGGGATGGGGATAAGAAGGGAGACGCACCCAGCCCGAGCGCGGAGAGCTCGACGTCGCCGTGCTGCTGCATGTACCTCTGCACAAAACGGAAGCCAACGAATCAGCATCAGGCGGACCACCGGAGAGACCACCACCATCGGTGAAGAAGGGCCAGCGAGCGAGAGCCAAGGCCGATGGATCGATCGTACCTTGGCGAGGTTGACGTAGAAGAAGAGCGGCTTCTTGGAGCTGGACACCTGAATCCGGTTCCCGGCGCCGGGCTTCTGCTGCTGCGCGTCGCCGCCCGCCtgcaccgccgccaccgccgccttgtCGCTGTACATGTTGGAGCGGATCAATGGACCGGACAATCAGAGGGTTTGCTCGTCTCGCGGGATTGGGATTGGGTGCTTCGTGGCGAGGTGGGGTGGGTATTAATGGCGGCCTCGGATCAGCAGCGGGAGGGAGAAGGCGAGTCGGATCGGGAGCGGGTCACACGAGGAGACCGATACCGAGTCCGTTCCGTCCCGTTCCCGTTCCCGTTCCCGGCCCGCGTCCGATTACGATTTGGTGGGCCTCACACGAATTGGGCCGTTCGCTGAAACTCACATCCCATGGCCCAAGGGCCGGAAAGGTATCAAGTATTTCTTGTACTCTGTCTATATTCTTTAATGTTTAAACTAATCAGCATCATCAAACATTAAAGAATGGAGGTAGTAGTTTACATTATTATAATTTTTCTTATCGTGCATGCATCAATAATGATGGATAGAGTTAAGGACGAGTACAGATATACATGTTTTTTGCTTTAAGGGGGGGGAAATAGCGTAGAGAAAGAAGGATGTAggtccttttttttaaaaaaaaaactctgtTACAAGAGCATTT from Panicum hallii strain FIL2 chromosome 3, PHallii_v3.1, whole genome shotgun sequence encodes:
- the LOC112884781 gene encoding uncharacterized protein At2g34160-like, encoding MYSDKAAVAAVQAGGDAQQQKPGAGNRIQVSSSKKPLFFYVNLAKRYMQQHGDVELSALGLAISTVVTIAEILKNNGLAVEKKIRTSTVEISDEMRGRSIQKAKIEILLGKTDNFDELMAASAGEANAGDGEQS